The Parafrankia irregularis nucleotide sequence CGGCGCCGGCACGGGCCACACCGTGCACCGCCACGGCGAGCACCGGACGTGCCTGGTGATCCGGCCCGACCGACTGCGCGAGCTCCGCCGGCCACACCTCGGTACCGGCGGGCAGACCGGCCAGCGCCGCGCGAATCCGCCGCCGGCCCCGCGCGCCCAGCGGCACCGGGCGCGGGCGCAGCAGCCCGCCGCCGTCGTCGTCAGCCACGATCACCTCGTCACGCCGGTCGGAAGCAGCCCCGCCGACGGCCTGCGCGGCCCCGTTCGCCGCACCACCGCCGGCGCTCGCCGCCCCGGAGGAGATCCACATGCCCTCGCCGGACCCGAACGGCCGCGGACCACGCCAGGCGGCACCCCTGGCACCGTCCTCGGTGGATGGCCGCACGTCCAGGGTGACCGGCGCCGGCCCACCGAGATCGATCACCACCGCGGCCAGACCCATGCGGACGGCCTCGGCGCAGGCATCCGGCAGCGTCACCGGCACCGGACGCACGGACGGACGCCAGGCGGCCATGACGTCGACCGAGCTGAAGACCGGCAGCGCACCAGAACCGGACGGCGTGCGCAGGGTCACCAGAACCATGTCGCTCTTCTTGTCCGCGCCGGTAACGGCATCGGTCGCGAGCGCCCTCGCCTCCACCCCGACGAACACCCGGGCCCCCGGCAGCGCCGCCGTC carries:
- a CDS encoding SseB family protein; protein product: MPPDLLTPPGQGDDGLADSALLAALRSGDRAALTAALPGARVFVGVEARALATDAVTGADKKSDMVLVTLRTPSGSGALPVFSSVDVMAAWRPSVRPVPVTLPDACAEAVRMGLAAVVIDLGGPAPVTLDVRPSTEDGARGAAWRGPRPFGSGEGMWISSGAASAGGGAANGAAQAVGGAASDRRDEVIVADDDGGGLLRPRPVPLGARGRRRIRAALAGLPAGTEVWPAELAQSVGPDHQARPVLAVAVHGVARAGAATGARARAGGAPAGGSGGAAGGRGTEAELDAMVTEIVRRLREAMEDPSAPTIVGTGGGQGPDEMAAAVLVVDPTEVPAVRAHLGRGVRPPGRRGFRLLGARSRS